In the genome of Triticum urartu cultivar G1812 chromosome 5, Tu2.1, whole genome shotgun sequence, one region contains:
- the LOC125510528 gene encoding transcription factor PHYTOCHROME INTERACTING FACTOR-LIKE 13-like, which translates to MSQFVPDWGNMGDISRPLGEDDDLMELLWCNGNVVMQSQGHRKLPPRPEKVPAPPVVQEDEAGLWFPFALADSLDKDIFQDLFCEEPPGAAGVDGAGKIGTDGVPVLGDDRRSSQSSAVSAASDLMPPPKSTHVSCSSRQQSMSLADCGDNAGGVLSDLVQPRAGKAAMEEGASSTLSVMGASFCGSNQVQVQGAVSEQGRAGHTTAYGGGGAGSALPSAVGSGNANARGRGHEATVASSSGRSNYSFGVTTTTTGTEPTSTSHRSSKRKRGLDTEDSESPSEDAESESLALERKPPQKLTTARRSRAAEVHNLSERRRRDRINEKMRALQELIPHCNKTDKASMLDEAIEYLKTLQMQVQMMWMGGGMAPPAVMFPGMQMHQYLPQMGPPSMARMPFMAPPQQGHGVSLPEQYAHFLGVNPHHLQPPSHHHHHQHFAQGVGYYPLGAKALQQSPALHHVPNGNATGGGAPAATANTAPGNAIHPNKR; encoded by the exons ATGAGCCAGTTCGTGCCAGATTGGGGGAACATGGGGGACATCTCCAGGCCACTCGG CGAAGACGATGACCTCATGGAGCTGCTGTGGTGCAACGGCAATGTCGTCATGCAGAGCCAGGGTCATCGGAAGCTGCCGCCGAGGCCTGAGAAGGTTCCGGCGCCGCCGGTGGTGCAAGAAGACGAGGCCGGCCTCTGGTTCCCGTTCGCGCTCGCTGACTCGCTCGACAAGGACATCTTCCAGGACCTTTTCTGCGAGGAACCACCGGGGGCGGCCGGCGTCGACGGCGCCGGCAAGATCGGCACGGATGGTGTGCCAGTATTAGGGGATGACAGGCGCAGCAGCCAGTCGTCCGCGGTGTCGGCGGCGAGCGACCTGATGCCGCCTCCCAAGTCCACGCACGTGTCCTGCTCCAGCAGGCAGCAATCGATGAGCCTGGCCGACTGCGGCGACAACGCCGGCGGCGTCCTGTCGGACCTCGTCCAGCCTCGCGCCGGGAAGGCGGCGATGGAGGAGGGCGCGTCGTCGACGCTGAGCGTGATGGGGGCGAGCTTCTGCGGGAGCAACCAGGTGCAGGTGCAGGGCGCGGTGAGCGAGCAGGGGCGCGCCGGCCACACCACTGCctatggcggcggcggagcgggcaGCGCTCTGCCGTCGGCGGTGGGGAGCGGAAATGCAAACGCCAGAGGCAGGGGCCACGAGGCCACCGTGGCCTCCTCGTCGGGGCGGTCCAACTACAGCTTCGGCgtgaccaccaccaccaccggcacGGAGCCGACGAGCACGAGCCACCGGAGCAGCAAGCGCAAGCGGGGGCTGGACACGGAGGACTCGGAGAGCCCCAGCGAGGACGCCGAGTCGGAGTCGTTGGCGCTTGAGCGCAAGCCGCCGCAGAAGCTCACGACGGCGAGGAGGAGCCGCGCCGCCGAGGTGCACAACCTCTCCGAGAGG AGGAGACGAGACAGGATCAACGAGAAGATGCGAGCGCTGCAAGAGCTCATACCCCACTGCAACAAG ACTGACAAGGCGTCGATGCTGGACGAGGCGATCGAGTACCTGAAGACGCTGCAGATGCAGGTGCAGATGATGTGGATGGGCGGCGGCATGGCGCCGCCGGCGGTGATGTTCCCGGGCATGCAGATGCACCAGTACCTGCCGCAGATGGGGCCGCCGTCCATGGCGCGGATGCCCTTCATGGCGCCGCCGCAGCAGGGCCACGGCGTGAGCCTGCCGGAGCAGTACGCGCACTTCCTCGGCGTCAACCCCCACCACCTGCAGCCGCCctcccaccaccaccaccaccag CATTTCGCGCAGGGGGTGGGCTACTACCCGCTAGGGGCGAAGGCCCTGCAGCAGAGTCCGGCGCTCCACCACGTGCCCAATGGCAACGCCACCGGCGGCGGCGCGCCTGCCGCTACCGCCAACACCGCGCCGGGGAACGCGATACACCCAAACAAAAGATGA